The following nucleotide sequence is from Zea mays cultivar B73 chromosome 1, Zm-B73-REFERENCE-NAM-5.0, whole genome shotgun sequence.
GGCACTTATTTGTTTTGAAGTAATGAAACCGCAGTGCCTTAACTGttctcaaattttaatttatGATTTCTATATCAAAGAAAATTGTAAAATTTAAATGATACAACACTGTAGTGAATTACACTGCGGTAGATGAACATAATGATTGCTGAGCATTGCTCTATATCTACCCAGCTTGTGCTTTCAAAAATCACAATGTAGTTCTGGATGAATGCTATTGCTATAATTTGCAGGGTTATGAGCTAATGTATTCTCCATCCACTAGTTGTTTTAAAAATACCGGTACTGGGGCCGCGCTGACATCTTGAATGTCCTGCAGGATATGAACTATCTGTCGCATGGTTGGCCTGTGAGCCTCATTGTCCTGAATGCACCAGCATGCAACCTTGCATGCTCTCTCTAGTTCTTGAAAATTCACGGCACTTAGTCTGGGATCCAAAATTTCAGAAATGTCACCTTCACTTATCCTTATTGCGGCCCACACTGGAAAGTACCTTATGGCTCCGCTCTCCATCAATTCTGAATTCCTTCTGCCCGAAATGATCTCAAATAGCATCATTCTATAGCTGTACACATCTGCTTTTGGTGTTATGGGCAGACCTCCAATCCACTCTGGTGCAAGATACCCTGCTGTTCCTCTCATAGTTGTCAAGGCCCTGCTAAAATGTCTATCCATAAGCTTCGCCAGACCAAAGTCAGCCAGTTTAGGACTGAAGTTTACATCAAGAAGTACGTTTTCAGGCTTTATATCACAATGTATTATGCACTCCTGACATTCATCATGGAGATACTGTAATCCCTTTGCAACACCTAGAATAATTAAAAATCTGGTGTTCCAATCCAATATCTTTTCATCCTTGAAGAGATGAGCATCTAAAGATCTATTCACCATAAAGTCATACACCAACATCCTTTCAGCCCCTCTCAAGCAGAACCCAATGAGGTGGACTAGATTGTTATGGTGAATTTTCCCTAAAACCCTCACCTCGGTGTGAAATTGCTTCTCTCCTTGTTTCATGCCTTGAAGCTTCTTGACAGCTATCGGTTTGGAGTCTGGGAGCAATCCTTTGAACACTGAACCAAAGCTACCTTGCCCCACTCTATCTGAAAAGTTCTTTGTGCAGTGCCGCAAAAACGAGTAATCATAGACGACGAGAGAGTAATTATCTGAGAAAGCCTTTCTAGATGAAGTCCTTTGAAACATCTTAACTGTTATGCTAAGAGCACATAGTGCCATAAAAATACTACCCAGCACTGCAAATAGCACAATAAGCCTCAGATGGTGTGCCTTTTTTTCGCTATCTTGAACTACATGATCAGATGCTGCAAGACGTATATACATATCTGAACCATCAGTATTACCATTAGGTAGTTGTTTAAGATCCCAGAGTTCAATATTCCAGATATTGCAATCCTGCTTGTGTGCATATGCAGTGCAAGAGCAAGTACTCAAGCATATAGATCTGCACCCCTCCATGCTTTGGACTTTCAGTTTTACTGGGTTTTGTGAAAACTTGATGTTGGTGATCTTGAGGAACGCATCACTCTCCTTTATGCCACTTGATATATTTGACTCAGCACATTGGATATCTGTTTGCCTAACACATCCTTGACTCCATGCTCCAAGACGCCAACTTCTTGCGGAAGCTGGTCTGAAACCTGGCAAGCAGAAGCATTGCTCATCAGAACCTGTCCTGCAGACTCCAAAAGGCCCGCATACAGAATATACGTCACATAGAGCTGCAGGAAAATACCACCCTGTTATCCATTCCTCCGAATCATTGGACCATGTGAGACGTTGTAGTTGACCATTAATGCTTAGAATTACTCTTGTGATTACTGACACATCCTTCGTAGTCCACCGAAACTTAAGCTCGCGACTGTTGTTAACGAAGTCATATATGAAGTCATGTACAGAATATACTCTTGTGATCTACTGGACTTCCTTGTGCTATTCGATGACCATATGGGTGCTCCTAGAGAGTTGAGTACTAAATTTCCATCCATAGTTATTGCAAGTTCTGGAgatgaagcatttgaaacaggtatATCCCGATTGGCCACCCAAATAACTGTCCTCTTTGAAATAGTCCTGAACCAGATACCAACATAACAGTTCCCATTATTACCTGGGGAGAAGAATCCAAGCTCAAAATTCCCTTCTTTGGACACAATAGTTATATCGCCTGATAGAGGTTGGGTCCTGGAGATAGTATCAGTCGCACCAAATGTAATTGCGCAGAAATGGAGAAGAAATATGGGGAGAGTAATGGAAGGATGTGTCTTTTTGAGCAAAGCCATCACTCTGCACGGAAGTGTTGGACGTCTGGTGTTCAAGAATTTTATGCACTACTAGGGTGTTATCTTGGTCAAGCAGAGCGTGGTTTGATTTCTTTGCTCTTTGCTGTCAGCCTTCTTATTTGACTTGACTTCCCTTCACTTCTGAAATGGATGTCTTAATTTTTCTTCCTGAACTAATGGATGTAGTTGTTCCACATGGCACAAGCACAACCGTTCGATGATGTTTGTTAAGACATGAAACTCACTCACAGTTTAGTTAGGACAACTTTAGCAAtagtgttgacacctttttcgggcgtCAATTACTCAACACGAATCAGcggctctctgcacaggcgcagACGGTctgcggccaggggccggacggttcgcgacctggagcgaggctagggtttcctgcctgacggccggacggtccgcgcgtgcgcaggggcggcggaagtcgccggcggcgcctggatcccgctcccgggagggaccccgtcggggaggagagatcctagggaatgtctaggctcggcaggccgacctagactcctctaatcgacgtagagtctaagagaagcggagaatttgaggattgggagactaaacctaaactagactagaactactcctaagataaaatgTAAATCGTATTGATTGAAGGTTCAATTGATTCATTAAATCGGTCGTATTCCTctgcttttatagaggaggggggctggacctgttaccaacaaaattccgagcttatcccgagattctcgccaacaaacatagcaagaaactcagaaccctaatctgttcggcGCTtgagcggaccgtccggaccgcggaccgtccggccccagggccggaccgtccgacctctcATTCTGGCACCCAACATAtgaccccctgccttttggtggagctgagcaaaccaaaagcatcttaactcgatgtgattacatcggttttcttaagcatcttgccacatactaggatggtactgcttgaggaaacgcccattcaaagccttgggtaaatccttgccttgtaatgtttgtagtaaataggtgttaccagatattacctgttttactttataaggaccctcccagcttggcgacaatTTTCCAAACTTCTGGTCTTTATTCCTTAAAagcaggatggtcttccacaccaggtcccctacttgaaacgaCTTtgttttgaccttcttgttgtaggccctgactaccatgatcttgtccttttctattgctcccaaagctatcaccctcttgtcggctacctcatcaatattatccatcattgaattataataatcaatgacggttagatcattttgtttgacgaacctgacagcattcaaacttatttccacaggcaacactgtttcctgcccatagacaagctcaaaaggagatactttagtagcactatgtttagatattctgtgagcccataaagcatcagacaaaatcttatgtcaatgcttaggattatcggatatcttcttttttatcaagttaatcaatgtcctattactagactcggcctgtccattggcctgagcataatatggagatgaattaagcaacttaatccTATAtaattctgtcacacccgggctttaaggaacaaagtcgggtgcatctcatacatgcgccaaagaagacaacatatataataacagagtgtatagagataaatgtcacaataaaatcatagtacttattacatagcggaagtcttacaaaaataaaatatgAATATCGCAGGAACTAAAatttatccttggcgccagaaagcttactcggagacgccacctagatcaagtcgaaagcctcggtGTTagacggctcctcttcgaccacatgCTCTGTAACACCCAGTTTGTAATATATAGTAAAAGAGGAGAAAAGTCATTTCCTATATCTTATATATGTGGGATTGAACCTttttgcatcatcacatgtgaaccccctaggaaaaaaacaaataaataataacataaaagccacTAAAATAGGTATCATGCTGGTTTTCATTTTTGTGTGCATCTTGTGACCACATAATAAATCATATGAAAAGAATATATTAAATCTCAAAGGGGAATTTGAATTCTAAAGGAAGAAGtcaagaatttagaaaagagagaaagaaatattattcaatataaaataatattataattaaataacttcaccacATGATGGGGTGACCAAATTGCATAGTCAACGAGAACTTGAACTTACACTTAAATTGAGTTCAaaaatttaaattcaaaagaattcagaataaaagaaaacataaaatagtaaaaacaaaagaaaaaaagaagaaaatcgaAGTGGGCTCCGAACCACCTTTTGGCCCAGTTTAGAATCATCCCTGCGCGGCCCGTTTAGTTTCCCCTCCCACGCGCGCGGCTGAAATTGGGCGTGGGCACTTGGCCGGCTTGAGGGCCCCATCGGGCGGTCTCTCTTGCGCGCTCACCGTCTCTCTGCGCGTGGACCCGGGACCTCGTGTTCTCTTATCTGTCGCCGACGTATGGGCCCTAGGTGTCAGCTCCATCCTCAACGAACACGCCGACTATGGCGGCATGCGCTGACTGCGCCCAATCGGTTGAGCGCCCAGCCGCGTCACGCCCATATAGGAACCACGACCTCGGGTTTGCCTCGCCCTCCTCTTTTTCCTACCCTCGCAACCACCGCCGCAACAGTGAGAGAGAGCCGTCCGCTTCACCAAGAGAAAAGAGAGCAGGGGGAAACGCCGCCGCGGATTCCCGTCGCCGGTGGGATTCAAGCGCCAGCGGGGCTATTCAGGTGTTGGGCTCCCCTCACAGCAACTGGGGGAAACGGCTAATTGGAGAAAACACGAGCTGTGGTAGGAGGAATTCCTCGCTGTCGCTGCACTTCCGCCGTGCGTCGCGGACAGGGCGGAACATCGCTCGAATTCTAGTAAGAATCCCGCCAACGCATTCCCACCATTGCCCTCTTCGTAAAGTAGCGTCTTCCGCAGGGACCGAGGGCTAGGAGCTTAGATCGGAGAACTACGGTGATGGCGCCGCCGTCTTCGTCGGTGTTGCGCCGCCGCTCGGCTGGGTGGAGAAGATAGGCTTTAGCCGTTGATTCATGAACGCGCGGTCCAGATTAGCCTGGGAAGAACTCTTCGCGTGCTTTAGATCGGGACCGTGCATTGTCGATCCATCGAATTCCAGGATGATCTGCTTACCGTCGTCGATCTGGGGATCGACGGTCTGGGTGTAAACGCGGCGACCGTCGTATCGAGTTAATCGGAGCCCTAGATATTAAATCGGACGGCCAGTAACTGGCCATACCCCTTCGCCCTGGTCATATTGCTAAAGAGTCCCTCTGCTTtcaggaaatcaacccgccgtccatgtgTTACTATTCTCTGTGTCTAGGCTATCTTACGCAGAGACCCCTGCGCTTTCTGAAATCGAGGCCTAGTCCAGAACCTGTataaaatgaataaatgaattagtaaatgtaTCTTTAATGCAAaaacaattgctagaacttggaaaattcatatttagttcattttaaatccaaattgagccattccaatttctaaaattttgtaataagattttctatcatttagtgtctctgtttggacatgaaaacagttagaaaattaatttatcagttaaccctatttcaagcacattaaatcttaggaaattcataacttcaaatctataactctaaatttaatgattccagttcctataatcttattttaatatgtagtttTTTATCATGTATttgatttacatgtttggtgtgatgttgatttttcctatactatgtatgtattgtgttgatgcgagtagacgagcaagccactgtggattctgaggttcagcaagtagaagtagctgagcaggagctcattgaaggcaagtcgtgcccttgatcacttacttttcccagccatgttcttattaattataatgatctgcataggttaattttgatgggatccaataggttaccccagttttggttatctttaaaccttgatcacccctgaaatatttttgggtagtacctgctattgctttatgtggatttgggtatgaagatacactattcaacattattctgttattatcttgttattgttactgttcatgttaagatcattaaattaatgggaacatggagcgaccacccgggaaaacagtgctaccacaagggtttaatgggacgcccttggctgattaactaggaaagctagtggaggtctaccttacccgaaaggggcaagggcagtaggggagtggtcagtgtagggaggtccttggttgattttgctgcgatggcagtcaggcaagaaccctgcattggagcttcctataaactgtagcgggttttctgaagctagtggaactttgtaaaggcctcgtagtgttaccctgcctcgcctcctcggtagaggtgtatgggaagtcgcgatcccttggcagatgggtaacatgacttgtgggtaaagatgtgcaacctcttcagagtgtaaaactagtatactagtcgtgctcacggtcatgagcggctcggaccctcacatgattaacttatggaacttaaatttaattggacatttgcatcgcatttgggattattttactgttacttttctttattattattaaggtttggtatttacttacacttagtaattgctaataaatatttgaccaacttataaaagcaatgctcagcttcagcctttattccattgatcagccttacacttcatgaactcccacctttggtgagttcatgccacattattccccacgacttgttgagctatgaacgtatgtgagctcactcttgctgtctcacacccccacataggagaagaacaggtggttcaggaggagccacatggcgaggagtttgatctgatctaggtggcgtttctcagttgacattggcgccgacgatccttagttcgttttatgtttattcttttattttgtattaagtcttccgctatgtaataaatactctgatgttttatgacatttatctctatacactctgttattatatatgttgtcttctttggcgcatgtatgagatgcacccggctttgtcccttaaaaccgggtgtgacagaagtggtatcagaggaattgttgactgtaggacgaaacctagatagaattggacaaaacccttacctacttaccttactctgattctctttATACTTAccttgatcctatctcaccttctactgttctactctgattactcttatcttttctactccaaggcatgatggatttcacaccttggaatcctacccatgaactttttcagagatagggaacctaagacgaaattaaaattattttctctattaaaaatgttggttgattgttctggtgatcaatgcttgatttgcttctttgattgattgaaatattatagttgggcatcttagcatgtaccaccataaggtaatgtattagctttagtaggtgacacactaatctacttagctaataaatcccccacagtaacatccctcgtaattactcgccttgtctacaactctttctttcttaccctgtgtttctaacctagatgggctacccctatagtgttataagagagcactatagatgtgatccttggtatgtcatgattAAGAAAGGCAAAATCAGTATGTAcattgtgctaaaggaaccataaaaCTCACCAGTTCTAaatgagaaagatttgaagttggaattgcagtaactaccgccaccagactagcagcattcttagtagatgggaagtttgttggtgacaacatccgtgtggttaaggattttccggatgtcttttcagaggagttactagggatgccaccagatacagaagttgagttggtcattgatctcttacctgggctacccctactttcaaacggccatacaagatgtccgtagaagaactaaaggaacttaagaagcaattaatgggattacaagaggctgggtacattcgtccgaattcttcaccttggTGAGCACCAGTACTGTttctacagaagaaggatggatcgcaaaggatgtgtgtggattataggtcccttaatgatgttatcatgaagaacaagtacccgttaccccgcattgaggatttatttgatcagatgagaggtgcaagggtattctcgaaaatTGATCTTCTATCGGGATACCATcatatgaagattaggccatcggatattcccaagacagctttctcgactcgatatagattatatgagttcactgttatgtcgtttggattaaccaatgcaccagcttattttatgaacttgatgaacaaggtgtttatggagtatttggacagatttgtcgtagtattcatcgacgatattcttatctattccaagagtgataacaATCaaaaggaacatctgagattggtgctatagaagctacgagacaatcaactctacgccaagtacactaaatgcgagttttggattgacaaggtcccattccttggacatatcatttctaatggagggatatcagtggatcctgctaaagtcaaggagatagtggcatggagcatacccactacaattACGGatattcagagtttcttggggcttgtaggatactatcgaagatttattgaaggattttctaagattgctaagcccatgacctcacttatggagaacggaagagagtttaagtgggatgagaagtgccaagaaagctttgatcaatttaaggagagattgatgtcgccaccagtgttgattatgccagatctacagaagggatttgacatttatttttATGCATGTGgctaaggattgggatgtgtgctcatgcaagaaggacatgtgatcgcctatgcgtctcgtcagttgaggaaacatgaactgaactaccctactcatgacttagagctggcagcagttgtgcatgcacttaagatttggagacactacatcatgggaaccaagtgccaagtatacacggatcataagagtttgaagtacatattcactcagaaggatctcaaccttaggcaacgccgttggatggagcttattaaggactataatttggagattcattaccacccaggcaaggcaaatttggttgcagatgccttgagtcggaaggagcatgttcactccgctttcgttgtccagttaCCTGATGAATtatcaaaagattttgagagactcaacccgGGAAttattacacatacggaaggagttactattgaattggaacctaccttggagcaagaaattcgtaaaggtgaggttggtgatgctaaaatccaggagataaaggatctgataacagagggtagaggcccggagttcacggaggatgagcaaggcactatatggttcaagaatcgaatCTGCGTTCccgatatcgatagtcttcgggaaaccatcttgaaggaggcacatgattcagtttattctattcatcttaggagtactaagatgtatcaggatttgaagcaaaaatattggtggtatggattgaagagagatgtggctgcacatgtggctatgtgcgatgtgtgccaaagagttaaggctgaacaccagaggccagccggactactgcatccactgaagatacctgagtggaaattggaagagattggcatggacttcattgttgggttacctcgcacgtctgctggatatgattctatatgggtgattgtggacaggctaactaaagtagcccactttattccagtgaagaccacatattcaggagctaagttggcagagttgtacatggcacggattgtctgcctgcatggtgtgccaaagaagattgtgtctgatcgaggatcacagtttacctcttggtattggaagaagttacacgagtccttggatacaagattgaattttagttcggcttaccatccccagactgatgggtagactgagaggactaaccaagtgctagaagatatgttaagagcttgtgcccttaagcatggtggtagttaGGATAAGagcttgccttatgcggagttctcttacaataatagctatcaggccagtttgaagatgtcaccgtttgaggctttgtatggcagaaagtgcaggaccccactgtattgggatcaaactggtgaaaggcagttgtttgggcctaagattatacaagaagcagaggaacaagttcaaCAAATAAGggaaaatttgagaattgcacagtccaggcagaaaagctatgctgatacctggagaagactgctagagtttaaagagggagattatgtctatttgagggtgtcaccactccggggtatgagaagatttaaagtcaaaggaaagttgtcccctcgctttattggacccttcttaatcttaaagcgagtgggagaggttgcatatcaaatggagttaccggatcatctttcGGATGTTCATggtgtatttcatgtatctcagctgaagaaatgtctcagggtacctgaggagcaattaccaatggaggaccttagtgttcaagatgatctaacttatgctgagtaccccatcaagattttggatacactgactcgtgtcacgaggaataaggttataaagatgtgcaaagttcaatggagtcaccacggtgaagatgaagcaacttgggaaagagaagaagagcttcgtatagattttccccaccttttccctagatcttcttaaatctcgaggacgtgattatttttaagggggtaggatttgtaacacccagtttGTAATATATAGTAAAAGAGGAGAAAAGTCATTTCCTATATCTTATATATGTGGGATTGAACCTttttgcatcatcacatgtgaaccccCTAGgaaaaaacaaataaataataacataaaagccacTAAAATAGGTATCATGCGGGTTTTCATTTTTGTGTGCATCTTGTGACCACATAATAAATCATATGAAAAGAATATATTAAATCTCAAAGTGGAATTTGAATTCTAAAGGAAGAAGtcaagaatttagaaaagagagaaagaaatattattcaatataaaataatattataattaaataacttcaccacATGATGGGGTGACCAAATTGCATAGTCAACGAGAACTTGAACTTACACTTAAATTGAGTTCAaaaatttaaattcaaaagaattaagaataaaagaaaacataaaatagtaaaaacaaaagaaaaaaaagaagaaaatcgaAGTGGGCTCTGAACCACCTTTTGGCCCAGTTTAGAATCATCCCTGCGCGGCCCGTTTAGTTTCCCCTCCCACGCGCGCGGCTGAAATTGGGCGTGGGCACTTGGCCGGCTTGAGGGCCCCACCGGGTGGTCTCTCTTGAGCGCTCACCGTCTCTCTGCGCGTGGACCCGGGACCTCGTGTTCTCTTATCTGTCGCTGACGTATGGGCCCTAGGCGTCAGCTCCATCCTCAACGAACACGCCGACTATGGCGGCATGCGCTGACTGCGCCCAATCGGTTGAGCGCCCAGCCGCGTCACGCCCATATAGGAACCACGACCTCGGGTTTGCCTCGCCCTCCTCTTTTTCCTACCCTCGCAACCACCGCCGCAACAGTGAGAGAGAGTCGTCCGCTTCACCAAGAGAAAAGAGAGCAGGGGGAAACACCGCCGCGGATTCCCGTCGCCGGTGGGATTCAAGCGCCAGCGGGGCTATTCAGGTGTTGGGCTCCCCTCACAGCAACTGGGGGAAACGGCTAATTGGAGAAAACGCGAGTTGTGGTAGGAGGAATTCCTCGCTGTCGCTGCACTTCCGCCGTGCATCGCGGACAGGGCAGAACATCGCTCGAATTCTAGTAAGAATCCCGCCAACGCATTCCCACCATTGCCCTCTTCGTAAAGTAGCGTCTTCCGCAGGGACCGAGGGCTAGGAGCTTAGATCAGAGAACTACGGTGATGGCGCCGCCGTCTCCGTCAGTGTTGCGCCGCCGCTCGGCTGGGTGGAGAAGATAGGCTTTAGCCGTTGATTCATGAGCGCGCGGTCCAGATTATCCTGGGAAGAACTCTTCGCGTGCTTTAGATCGGGACCGTGCATTGTCGATCCATCGAATTCCAGGGTGATCCGCTTACCGTCGTCGATCTGGGGATCGACGGTCTGGGTGTAAACGCGGCGACCGTCGTATCAAGTTAATCGGAGCCCTAGATATTAAATCGGACGGACAGTAACTGGCCATACCCCTTCGCCCTGGTCATATTGCTAAAGAGTCCCTCTGCTTTCaggaaaccaacccgccgtccatgtgTTACTATTCTCTGTGTCTAGGCTATCTTACGCAGAGACCCCTGCGCTTTCTGAAAATCGAGGCCTAGTCCAGAACCTGTataaaatgaataaatgaattagtaaatgtaTCTTTAATGCAAaaacaattgctagaacttggaaaattcatatttagttcattttaaatccaaattgagccattccaatttctaaaattttgtaataagattttctatcatttagtgtctctgtttggacatgaaaacagttagaaaattaatttatcagttaaccctatttcaagcacattaaatcttaggaaattcataacttgaaatctataactctaaatttaatgattccagttcctataatcttattttaatatgtagatttttaTCATGTATttgatttacatgtttggtgtgatgttgatttttgctatactatgtatgtattgtgttgatgcgagtagacgagcaagccactgtggattttgaggttcagcaagtagaagtagctgagcaggagctcattgaaggcaagttgtgcccttgatcacttacttttcccagccatgttcttattaattataatgatctgcataggttaattttgatgggatccaataggttaccccagttttggttatctttataccttgatcacccctgaaatatttttgggtagtacctgctattgctttatgtggatttgggtatgaagatacactattcatgattattctgttattatcttgttattattactgttcatgttaagatcattaaattaatgggaacatggagcgaccacccggaaaaacagtactaccacaagggtttaatgggacgcccttggctgattaactaggaaagctagtggaggtctaccttacccgaaaggggcaaggacagtaggggagtggtcagtgtagggaggtccttggttgattttgttgcgatggcggtcaggcaagaaccctgcattggagcttcctataaactgtagcgggtttt
It contains:
- the LOC103641638 gene encoding G-type lectin S-receptor-like serine/threonine-protein kinase At2g19130 → MALLKKTHPSITLPIFLLHFCAITFGATDTISRTQPLSGDITIVSKEGNFELGFFSPGFRPASARSWRLGAWSQGCVRQTDIQCAESNISSGIKESDAFLKITNIKFSQNPVKLKVQSMEGCRSICLSTCSCTAYAHKQDCNIWNIELWDLKQLPNGNTDGSDMYIRLAASDHVVQDSEKKAHHLRLIVLFAVLGSIFMALCALSITVKMFQRTSSRKAFSDNYSLVVYDYSFLRHCTKNFSDRVGQGSFGSVFKGLLPDSKPIAVKKLQGMKQGEKQFHTEVRVLGKIHHNNLVHLIGFCLRGAERMLVYDFMVNRSLDAHLFKDEKILDWNTRFLIILGVAKGLQYLHDECQECIIHCDIKPENVLLDVNFSPKLADFGLAKLMDRHFSRALTTMRGTAGYLAPEWIGGLPITPKADVYSYRMMLFEIISGRRNSELMESGAIRYFPVWAAIRISEGDISEILDPRLSAVNFQELERACKVACWCIQDNEAHRPTMRQIVHILQDIQDVSAAPVPVFLKQLVDGEYISS